The following DNA comes from Paracoccus methylovorus.
CATATTCCGGCCAGGAGCGGCCATAGCCGCGCGCGCCCGAACCGGGCGGGTTCGGCAGCCGCCGCAGGGTCAGCGCGGCCTCCTCGAAGCGGTCCTCGATCTCGCTTGGGGTGATCATGGCTGCTCCTTCATGGCCGGGACGGGGACGCCGTGTTGGGCGAGGCGTTCGGTTGTGGTCAGACCTGCTACCAACAGGGCCTGCACAATGGCGTTGGAGATGGCGTTCGCGGGCAGGTAGCGATCCGAGTTCACCCAGTCGGCGAAGAATCGCAGCTGCGGGTTGGCCGGGGCGCCGGCTTTCTCTGCGCCTCGCGGCCTTATCGGCTGACGCAGGCGTTGCCGATGGGCCGCCCGCACCGCGTCGCTGAAATAGGCCCATGTCCGGATCGGGCTGATGCGGATCGTCGGCGTGCGGGCGCGGATCACCGGCAGGATGTCGGCATCAAGGTCGATCCCCTCGCGCAGCCAGCCCTCGATCACCTCGGCGGTCGCGGTGATCGCCGTTCGCGATGCCGGGCAGAGGCCGGGGCCGGCAACCGCAAGGCAGCGGGCCTGCGGGTCGGAGTTACCCACAGGCGGGCCATCGGTCGTTGGCGTAGTAGTATCTATATAAGGATGGTTCGGGTGAATCTGGTTCACGGGGTGGGGTGAACCACGTTCACGGGTTACCCGTGCACCAGATTCACGGGGTGAACCCTGTTCACGGGTTGCGGCGAGGTTATCCACAGGCTGTCCCCGCGTTGAGGTCAGGTTATCCACAGCCTCGATCACGATGGAATATTCCACCGTGAAGCCGTGCTTGCAGTCGCGTTGGCCGGTCTCGGTGACCAGCCCGTCGCGGATCAGATCCTGGATCGCCAACTGCACGGCACGTCGCGACAGCTCCAGATCGCGGGCGATATTGGACTTCGAGGTCCAGATACCGCTGCCATCGTCGGCGGCCTTGTCGGCCATGTAGAGCAGCACCGATTTGCGCGTGGCCGAACCGACCACGCGGCGCTGGACCGAAGCCGAGATCAGGTTGCTCATCGCGGCCTCCGTGGCCCGGCCAGCCTGGTGCGGAAGCCGTGCGTCCCGAGCGCGCTCAACGCATCCTCGGGCGAGCGCACCAGCGCCCAGGCAAAACCCTGCGCCTGCACCCCATCACGAAAGCCGGTCTGTGCCGGACTGAGGCGGCCCCGGG
Coding sequences within:
- a CDS encoding helix-turn-helix domain-containing protein: MSNLISASVQRRVVGSATRKSVLLYMADKAADDGSGIWTSKSNIARDLELSRRAVQLAIQDLIRDGLVTETGQRDCKHGFTVEYSIVIEAVDNLTSTRGQPVDNLAATREQGSPRESGARVTRERGSPHPVNQIHPNHPYIDTTTPTTDGPPVGNSDPQARCLAVAGPGLCPASRTAITATAEVIEGWLREGIDLDADILPVIRARTPTIRISPIRTWAYFSDAVRAAHRQRLRQPIRPRGAEKAGAPANPQLRFFADWVNSDRYLPANAISNAIVQALLVAGLTTTERLAQHGVPVPAMKEQP